A DNA window from Vigna unguiculata cultivar IT97K-499-35 chromosome 10, ASM411807v1, whole genome shotgun sequence contains the following coding sequences:
- the LOC114166777 gene encoding probable disease resistance protein At4g27220, whose amino-acid sequence MDFLGPFGKVVEGVIDFVSKNGVRHMTYIVHYNENVRELKDSVRDLKFEKQRIIHQCEEGTKNLNNIEEKVTEWVRKVSEIDTTIEVFENDDGHTKARSPNCFVFPYLWNRHRLGRQAYKEKVNVKRLIDESPKVDEVLYRQNVTSNDATLSNCGFVEFSSIKSTMEKVMIELQDSSVRMIGLYGRGGVGKSTLVKEIARKAKEKKLFDVVVKVEITADPNPQKIQEEIAYVLGLRLEGEGENVRADCLRRRLKKESGNILLILDDLWDKLDLNKLGIPLDDDEDDDDFNSGNKDLSRQKNKDNKDPNQKTQEKKDDNRTVLKKEKFLGGHKGCKILLTSRDKKVLCVEMDVKTTFCVRELDDKDALILFKKLAGIHNEMSSSKQEIVKKYCEGLPMAIVVVARALRNKSESVWEATIKKLKKHELVGEGTSMDISVKMSYHHLENEEIKSIFLLCAQMGRRPLIMDLVKYCFGLGILEGVSSLWEAREKIKTSIQKLKDSGLLLDESSNNHFNMHGMVRDTALSIAHKDHNAFNLRNGKLDDWPELEKCTSISICNSDIIDGLPEVINCPQLKLFQIDTNDPSLEIPEGFFRRMKNLNVLIMTGFRLSSLPYSIQCLLKLRMLCLERCTLRCNLSIIGKLKKLRILSFSGSLLQNLPAELQCLDKLRMLDISDCSELKIIPPNLISSLTCLEELYIRESLIKMLVDRETNKGQDLFLSELKNLHQLKVVELSIPCVSIFPNHLFFDKLKDYKIMIGDFDFFSLGEFRMPDKYETLRVLALQLKDDTNIHSQESIKLLLKTVQILLLGKINGVQSVVNELNIDGFPDLKHLSIINNSDIKYVNSTELCNYVNVFPNLESLCLNNLGNLDMICYGPITVVSFAKLKTIKVEMCYRLKNLYSLDMVMFPTGAQTCEISEYNSYMDKFLSSLEIIEVSECGSLKEILQIPKHYGKVEFLKLHTLTLRLLPLFTCFYTKVEKFCCPHLTEAQTTNRGLTELSEEDEQSDKEPPLFGELVEIPNLETLNLSSLNIHKIWGDQHSSSFIFQNLIKLVVKDCDKLTYLCSLSMARSLKKLKSLVISECPIMEKIFKTERNSADKVCIFPMLEEIHLSKMNRLTDMWQTKVSADSFSSLISVKIEECNKLDKIFPSHMEGWFESLDNLKVSWCQSVEVIFEINVSQEKDEFGGIDTNLQVILLEGLPNLKQLWSTDPNGILNFKKLQSIEVGSCDELRNLFPVSVAKDIPKLEHMSALHCEKMEEIVASQDASEAKKDLLLFPKLTSVRLYDLPNMKYFYKKRYPIKCPKLKELSVRRCVSLKHFSKIPLKQQTKSKISFSQLKRYSPTWSTWKLTSKKHKNCYRSTKCTA is encoded by the exons ATGGACTTTTTGGGGCCTTTTGGCAAAGTTGTCGAAGGAGTGATTGATTTTGTGTCGAAAAATGGTGTTCGACACATGACTTACATAGTCCATTACAATGAAAATGTTCGTGAACTGAAGGATAGTGTCAGAgatcttaaatttgaaaaacaaaggaTAATTCACCAATGTGAAGAGGGTACAAAAAATCTAAACAACATTGAAGAAAAGGTTACTGAATGGGTTCGAAAAGTGAGTGAAATTGATACTACAATAGAGGTGTTTGAGAACGATGATGGCCACACAAAGGCCCGATCACccaattgttttgtttttccgtACTTGTGGAATAGACATAGGTTGGGAAGACAAGCATATAAGGAGAAAGTGAATGTTAAAAGGCTAATTGATGAGTCCCCTAAAGTTGATGAAGTTTTGTATAGGCAAAATGTAACATCTAATGATGCCACATTGTCTAATTGTGGTTTTGTAGAATTTAGTTCTATAAAATCCACAATGGAAAAAGTAATGATCGAACTTCAAGATTCCAGTGTGAGAATGATTGGATTGTATGGGCGAGGGGGTGTGGGTAAAAGCACTTTAGTCAAAGAAATTGCAAGGAAGGCTAAAGAGAAAAAGTTGTTTGATGTGGTGGTTAAAGTAGAGATAACAGCTGACCCCAATCCACAAAAAATTCAGGAAGAAATTGCTTACGTGTTGGGTTTGAGATTGGAAGGGGAAGGTGAAAATGTGAGAGCTGATTGTCTACGAAGGAGGCTAAAGAAAGAATCAGGGAACATCCTTTTAATCTTAGATGACCTTTGGGACAAATTAGATTTGAACAAGTTAGGGATTCcacttgatgatgatgaagatgatgatgattttAATAGTGGTAACAAGGATCTTAGTCgccaaaaaaataaagataacaagGATCCTAATCagaaaacacaagaaaaaaaagatgaCAATCGCACAgtgttgaaaaaagaaaaattccttGGTGGTCACAAGGGGTGCAAAATTTTGCTAACTTCAAGGGATAAAAAAGTGTTATGTGTTGAAATGGATGTAAAGACAACTTTTTGTGTAagggaattagatgataaagatgctttgattttgtttaaaaagtTGGCCGGAATACATAATGAAATGTCTAGCTCTAAACAAGAAATTGTGAAGAAGTATTGTGAGGGCTTACCCATGGCAATAGTTGTAGTTGCAAGGGCATTAAGAAACAAGAGTGAGTCAGTGTGGGAagcaacaataaaaaaacttaaaaagcaTGAATTGGTGGGAGAGGGGACATCTATGGATATTTCAGTGAAGATGAGTTATCACCATCTTGAAAATGAAGAGATAAAGTCCATTTTTTTACTCTGTGCACAAATGGGTCGTCGACCATTAATTATGGACTTAGTGAAGtattgttttggtttgggtATACTTGAAGGGGTCTCCTCGCTTTGGGAAGCACGAGAAAAAATTAAGACATCAATCCAAAAGCTAAAGGACTCTGGCTTGTTATTGGACGAAAGTTCTAATAATCATTTCAACATGCATGGCATGGTTCGAGACACTGCTTTGTCTATAGCACACAAGGATCACAATGCTTTTAATTTGAGAAATGGAAAACTAGATGACTGGCCCGAACTCGAAAAGTGCACTTCAATTTCTATATGCAATAGTGATATCATTGATGGGCTTCCTGAAGTCATAAATTGTCCTCAACTGAAACTTTTCCAAATTGACACTAATGATCCATCTTTGGAAATACCCGAGGGTTTTTTTAGAAGAATGAAAAATCTGAATGTTTTAATAATGACTGGTTTTCGTCTTTCGAGCTTACCATATTCAATTCAATGCCTATTAAAACTCAGAATGCTTTGTTTGGAACGATGTACTTTACGTTGCAACCTATCTATAATAGGAAAGctgaaaaaattaagaattctCAGCTTCTCTGGATCTCTACTTCAAAATTTGCCGGCTGAGTTGCAATGCTTGGATAAGTTACGAATGCTAGACATCAGTGATTGTTCTGAATTGAAGATTATTCCACCTAATCTTATATCAAGTTTAACATGTTTGGAAGAGCTATATATAAGAGAAAGCTTGATCAAAATGTTGGTGGACAGAGAGACAAACAAAGGTCAAGATTTGTTTCTTTCCGAGCTAAAGAATTTACATCAGTTGAAAGTGGTGGAGTTAAGTATCCCATGTGTTTCAATTTTTCCCAATCACTTGTTCTTTGACAAGTTAAAAGATTACAAGATTATGATTGGagactttgattttttttctcttggaGAATTTAGGATGCCCGATAAGTATGAAACATTGAGAGTTTTGGCACTGCAACTGAAGGATGACACTAACATTCATTCCCAGGAAAGCATAAAATTGTTGTTAAAAACagtacaaattttgttgttgggaaAGATAAATGGTGTTCAAAGTGTTGTGAATGAGTTGAATATAGATGGATTTCCAGATCTGAAACACTTATCCATCATAAATAATAGTGACATCAAATATGTCAATTCAACAGAATTGTGTAATTATGTGAATGTTTTTCCCAATTTGGAATCTCTTTGTCTCAACAATCTGGGGAACTTAGACATGATATGTTACGGTCCAATTACAGTTGTGTCATTTGCCAAATTAAAAACCATCAAGGTTGAGATGTGTTACCGATTGAAGAATCTTTACTCCTTGGACATGGTTATGTTTCCTACTGGTGCACAAACATGTGAGATTTCTGAATATAATTCTTACATGGATAAATTTCTTTCCAGTCTAGAAATAATTGAAGTTTCTGAATGTGGATCTTTAAAGGAGATCCTTCAAATACCAAAGCATTATGGTAAGGTTGAGTTTCTTAAGTTGCACACTTTGACACTCCGACTATTACCATTATTTACATGTTTCTATACCAAAGTGGAGAAATTTTGCTGTCCGCATCTAACAGAGGCTCAAACTACAAATAGGGGCCTCACAGAACTtagtgaagaagatgaacaaagTGATAAGGAACCTCCTCTTTTTGGTGAACTG GTTGAAATTCCAAACTTAGAGACTTTGAATTTATCCTCACTCAACATCCATAAGATATGGGGCGACCAACACTCGTCAAGTTTCATCTTTCAAAACTTGATAAAATTAGTTGTGAAAGATTGTGATAAATTGACATATCTATGTTCATTGTCTATGGCTAGAAGTTTGAAGAAGCTGAAAAGCCTTGTCATAAGTGAGTGTCCAATCATGGAGAAGATTTTTAAGACCGAAAGAAATAGTGCAGACAAG GTCTGCATCTTTCCTATGTTAGAGGAAATCCACCTTAGCAAAATGAATAGACTAACCGATATGTGGCAAACTAAAGTGAGTGCAGATTCCTTTTCTAGTCTCATTTCTGTGAAAATTGAAGAGTGCAATAAATTAGACAAGATTTTTCCAAGTCACATGGAAGGATGGTTTGAAAGTTTGGACAACTTGAAAGTTTCTTGGTGCCAGTCGGTGGAAGTGATTTTTGAAATCAATGTTtctcaagaaaaagatgaatttGGAGGAATAGACACAAATTTGCAGGTAATTCTTCTTGAAGGCCTCCCAAATCTGAAACAATTGTGGAGTACAGATCCAAATGGAAttcttaactttaaaaaattgcaGAGCATAGAGGTAGGTAGTTGTGATGAACTTAGGAATTTGTTTCCAGTTTCTGTTGCCAAAGATATTCCAAAGCTTGAACACATGTCAGCATTACATTGTGAGAAAATGGAGGAAATTGTTGCAAGTCAAGATGCATCAGAAGCTAAGAAAGATCTATTGCTGTTTCCTAAACTAACCTCTGTGAGATTATATGATCTACCAAACATGAAGTATTTCTACAAGAAGAGATATCCTATAAAGTGTCCAAAGCTGAAGGAGTTGAGTGTGAGACGATGTGTGAGCTTAAAACATTTCTCAAAGATACCattaaaacaacaaacaaagaGCAAAATTTCGTTTTCTCAATTGAAGAG gtATTCCCCAACTTGGAGCACATGGAAATTGACTTCAAAGAAGCACAAGAATTGTTACCGAAGTACCAAATGCACCGCCTAA
- the LOC114167268 gene encoding uncharacterized protein LOC114167268 — MSSNEEVTIPLTYWVDDSKNRVVVAEASGDFVDILFSFLTLPLGTIIRLGNKLEQHIELGCINKLYESVDKLESNVFWNNVCKKMLHSPRNPLESSCQRLKVKVDDTEPTRYFVCHSCSKEKELLLSTFDGGRCQCGKLMRKETKLLEESKEELGRDNGVFVKSDAMFLILDDLRVLRSSVGDSVQTFLKHRHKDISKLTEKSENVGLKEILSILKQALISKCPLSDVLLKNEGSKKYSSSQNTGPIHSKGHVKIKVMVRKSENKILFAEVDAGFVDLLASFLTTPIGSIVKLMKGNLCLGSIRNLYKSVKHLNPSWFVRSSNESLLNIKVAPHFGCKSNPLGEEDSPQYWYGPVVEKDNEGRTMISKKKEMLRDPKKVKLFDPRSSDGAREAGVGFMKRPCLFLVTDDLEMKPMTASSSISYLKELGIENLNDLEEHFIKVRKSHEALDLLRVSLTNNKDALTKSLFSQFWICQRCIPCLGVLGSRQQGKTEIKKEKKEIKKEEKVISVKKRNDEGERDKKEVK, encoded by the exons ATGTCTTCCAACGAAGAGGTAACAATCCCTTTGACATATTGGGTGGACGATAGCAAAAATCGTGTAGTTGTGGCAGAAGCAAGTGGGGACTTCGTAGATATTCTCTTCAGTTTCCTCACCCTTCCTTTGGGAACTATTATTAGGCTTGGAAACAAGTTGGAGCAACATATAGAGCTTGGCTGCATCAATAAGCTCTACGAAAGTGTTGATAAATTGGAATCTAATGTTTTCTGGAACAACGTCTGCAAGAAAATGTTGCATTCTCCGCGCAACCCGTTAGAGAGTTCTTGCCAAAGACTAAAAGTGAAAGTGGATGATACAGAACCCACCAGGTATTTCGTGTGTCACAGCTGTTCAAAGGAAAAAGAATTGTTGCTGAGTACCTTTGATGGTGGAAGGTGCCAGTGTGGGAAATTGATGAGAAAAGAAACGAAGTTGCTGGAAGAATCCAAGGAAGAGCTAGGTAGGGACAATGGTGTTTTTGTTAAATCAGATGCCATGTTCTTGATCTTGGATGACTTGAGAGTGCTCCGAAGCTCTGTAGGTGACTCTGTTCAAACGTTTCTCAAGCATCGACACAAAGACATCAGCAAGCTCACAGAAAAATCTGAAAATGTTGGCCTCAAGGAG ATATTGAGCATACTAAAGCAAGCCTTAATCTCCAAATGTCCTCTGAGTGATGTGTTATTGAAAAATGAAGGATCTAAGAAATACTCTTCCTCACAAAACACCGGTCCCATTCATTCCAAAGGACATGTAAAAATCAAAGTAATGGTGAGGAAATCAGAGAACAAGATTTTGTTTGCTGAAGTAGATGCAGGTTTTGTTGACCTTCTAGCCAGCTTCCTCACAACACCTATTGGATCTATTGTGAAGCTTATGAAAGGAAATTTGTGTTTGGGAAGCATTCGTAACTTGTACAAAAGTGTGAAGCATCTCAATCCATCATGGTTTGTAAGATCATCAAATGAATCTTTATTGAATATAAAGGTTGCTCCTCATTTTGGTTGTAAGAGCAATCCATTAGGAGAGGAGGATTCTCCTCAGTATTGGTATGGCCCTGTAGTGGAGAAAGATAACGAGGGGCGTACAatgatttcaaagaaaaaagaaatgttacGAGATCCAAAAAAAGTGAAACTTTTTGACCCAAGATCTTCTGATGGAGCAAGAGAAGCTGGTGTGGGATTTATGAAGAGGCCATGTCTATTTCTTGTGACCGATGATCTGGAAATGAAACCAATGACGGCTTCTTCTAGCATTTCGTATTTGAAAGAGCTTGGGATTGAGAATTTGAATGATTTGGAGGAACATTTTATTAAAGTCAGAAAGTCACATGAG GCACTAGACTTGTTGAGGGTTTCTCTGACAAACAATAAAGATGCTTTGACAAAAAGCCTATTCTCTCAATTCTGGATATGTCAAAGATGCATCCCTTGCTTGGGTGTATTGGGAAGTCGACAACAAggtaaaactgaaataaaaaaggaaaagaaagaaataaaaaaggaagaaaaagttaTATCAGTTAAAAAAAGGAATGACGAGGGAGAAAGAGATAAGAAGGAAGTGAAGTAG